One genomic region from Anopheles bellator chromosome 2, idAnoBellAS_SP24_06.2, whole genome shotgun sequence encodes:
- the LOC131207535 gene encoding lysyl oxidase homolog 3A-like, whose amino-acid sequence MRTRSVFVLLLLGAIGGSQSAIGETTANRTSALEEARLQRENLVRKYLKRLKKEDGAIKLIGGRGDFEGNVEIFHAGKWGAICDDEWDASEAEVVCRQLGFPGHVRPTHSGYFGRAKRKFWMDNLYCGGKEAELSDCHFDGWGANDCEASEAAGVMCKRHDEDDEPTTRKPLPEVAQVAKERSRHRLELRLVGGRTEGEGRVEVRPVVEGAEWGSVCGDGWGLLEGNVVCRELGLGYANNAVQTDFFSNGTAAPEVVLSGTECYGNESSLADCRHDPVAGGHCSERRGHVAAVTCVPLMADLAFDHVEMEQTLHLEDRLMYLLQCAMEENCVASQAYDIQRENPNWHLETRRLLKFTARVLNTGTADFRPHIPKHLWEWHLCHMHYHSMEVFATFDVIDGAGRRVAEGHKASFCLEDNQCLAGVEPRYACANYGDQGISVNCSDIYRHNIDCQWVDISELDFGEYTLKVSINPEFKVPEMRFDNNAARCRLLYTQTYARVFDCVLGRP is encoded by the exons ATGCGGACTCGCTCCGTTTTCGTGCTGCTCCTGCTCGGAGCCATCGGCGGGTCACAGAGTGCCATCGGGGAGACGACGGCAAATCGCACCTCGGCCCTCGAGGAAGCGCGTCTTCAGCGCGAGAACCTGGTCCGGAAGTACCTGAAGCGGCTCAAGAAGGAAGACGGCGCCATCAAACtgatcggtggccgcggggATTTTGAGG GAAATGTGGAGATTTTCCACGCCGGCAAATGGGGGGCCATCTGCGATGACGAGTGGGACGCGAGCGAGGCCGAAGTCGTCTGCCGGCAGCTGGGCTTCCCGGGACACGTGCGGCCCACGCACAGCGGCTACTTTGGGCGCGCGAAGCGGAAGTTCTGGATGGACAACCTGTACTGTGGCGGCAAGGAGGCCGAGCTGTCCGACTGTCACTTCGATGGCTGGGGAGCGAACGATTGCGAGGCGAGCGAGGCGGCGGGCGTGATGTGTAAGCGgcacgacgaggacgacgaaccGACCACCCGGAAGCCGCTGCCAGAGGTCGCGCAGGTCGCGAAAGAACGATCGCGCCATCGGCTGGAGTTGCGGCTTGTCGGTGGCCGAACCGAGGGTGAGGGCCGCGTGGAGGTGCGCCCCGTGGTTGAAGGTGCAGAGTGGGGGAGCGTGTGCGGCGATGGGTGGGGTCTCCTGGAGGGGAATGTCGTCTGCCGGGAGCTCGGACTGGGCTACGCCAACAACGCCGTCCAGACGGACTTCTTTTCCAACGGCAccgcggcaccggaagtggtgctgAGCGGGACGGAGTGTTACGGCAACGAGAGCTCGCTGGCGGACTGCCGGCacgatccggtggccggagggCACTGTAGCGAGCGCCGGGGGCACGTGGCGGCCGTGACATGCGTGCCGCTGATGGCGGACCTGGCGTTCGACCACGTCGAGATGGAGCAGACGCTACATCTGGAGGACCGGCTCATGTACCTGCTGCAGTGCGCGATGGAGGAGAACTGCGTGGCGTCGCAGGCCTACGACATCCAGCGCGAGAACCCCAACTGGCACCTGGAGACGCGCCGGCTGCTCAAGTTTACGGCGCGCGTCCTCAACACGGGCACCGCCGACTTCAGGCCGCACATCCCGAAGCACCTGTGGGAGTGGCACCTGTGCCACATGCACTACCACAGCATGGAGGTGTTCGCGACGTTCGACGTGATCGACGGGGCCGGGCGGCGGGTGGCCGAGGGCCACAAGGCGTCCTTCTGCCTCGAGGACAACCAGTGCCTGGCGGGCGTGGAGCCGCGGTACGCGTGCGCCAACTACGGCGATCAGGGCATCTCGGTGAACTGCTCCGACATCTACCGCCACAACATCGACTGCCAGTGGGTCGACATCAGCGAGCTGGACTTTGGCGAGTACACGCTCAAGGTGTCGATCAACCCGGAATTTAAGGTCCCGGAGATGCGCTTCGACAACAACGCGGCCCGCTGCCGGCTGCTCTACACGCAAACGTACGCCCGCGTGTTCGACTGCGTACTCGGCCGCCCATAG